The Amphiprion ocellaris isolate individual 3 ecotype Okinawa chromosome 6, ASM2253959v1, whole genome shotgun sequence genome contains a region encoding:
- the mlec gene encoding malectin, whose product MQRVTAQFVAGLLAAVLSLLTEQCWADGGGPSLAERVIWAVNAGGEAHVDVHGIHFKKDPLEGKIGKASDYGVRLPILRSSPEDQILYQTERYSEDTFGYDVPIREEGDYILVMKYAEVYFAQSQQKVFDVRLNGHMVVKDLDIFERVGHSTAHDEIVPFSIRRGKLSVQGEVSTFNGKLTVEFVKGYYDNPKICALYVMKGTLEDVPKLQPHPGLVKSDDEDDEEEDSEGGEEGGKKKVPAGSKYRVQSGPRTPNPYAADNSSLMFPILVAFGVFIPTLFCLCRL is encoded by the exons ATGCAGCGGGTCACGGCGCAGTTCGTCGCCGGGCTGCTCGCAGCGGTGCTGTCGCTGCTGACCGAGCAGTGCTGGGCGGACGGCGGGGGCCCCAGCCTCGCTGAACGGGTTATCTGGGCTGTAAATGCCGGGGGCGAAGCGCACGTAGACGTGCACGGCATTCACTTCAAAAAGGACCCGTTGGAAGGGAAAATTGGCAAAG CATCTGATTATGGGGTACGTCTGCCAATACTGCGCTCCAGTCCAGAGGACCAGATTCTGTACCAGACAGAGCGCTACAGTGAAGACACTTTTGGATATGATGTTCCCATTCGCGAAGAAGGAGACTATATACTAGTTATGAAGTATGCAGAGGTTTACTTTGCTCAGTCACAGCAAAAG GTGTTTGACGTCCGTCTAAACGGCCATATGGTGGTTAAGGACCTGGATATCTTTGAGCGAGTGGGTCACAGCACGGCTCACGATGAGATAGTGCCCTTCTCTATTAGACGAGGCAAGCTGAGCGTGCAAGGAGAGGTGTCCACTTTCAACGGCAAGCTCACTGTGGAGTTTGTAAAG GGTTATTATGACAACCCCAAGATCTGCGCTCTCTATGTAATGAAGGGCACACTAGAAG ATGTACCAAAACTTCAGCCTCACCCTGGCTTGGTGAAGTCCGACGACGAGGACGATGAAGAGGAAGATAGTGAAGGAGGCGAGGAAGGTGGGAAGAAAAAGGTTCCGGCAGGTTCCAAGTacagggtccagtccggcccgcGAACACCAAACCCATATGCAGCTGACAACAGCAGCCTAATGTTTCCCATCCTTGTTGCGTTCGGGGTGTTCATCCCCACACTGTTCTGCCTCTGCCGGCTGTGA